The following are encoded together in the Onychostoma macrolepis isolate SWU-2019 chromosome 03, ASM1243209v1, whole genome shotgun sequence genome:
- the hdac5 gene encoding histone deacetylase 5 isoform X7 produces the protein MQSPVGGGGDQGGGSGGPVDLRTDPRLSALSTVDPALREKQLQHELLLLKQQQELQKQLLFAEFQKQHEVLTRQHEVQLQEHLKQQQEILAAKRQQELEQKRKLEQQRHEEMEKQRLEQQLIMLRNKEKGKESAIASTEVKLKLQEFLLSKKEPGPGGLNHSFSQKCWGAHHASLEQSSPPQSNTPPSYKLPPLLGSYEGKDDFPLRKTASEPNLKVRSRLKQKVAERRSSPLLRRKDGTVISTFKKRAIEISVSSMCSSAPGSGPSSPNSSNCAIAENGSSGSVPNIHAEQLRSLHQSLTGDGTPSPLSLYTSPSLPNISLGLPANAHITAPQKLSAQQEAERQTIQSLRQGGALTGKFISTSSLPTGLPAGAPHDPEPPSASNSHSSHSSLLQHVLLLEQARQQSALLAVPMYGQSPLVTGERVSNSMRTVNKLPRHRPLSRTQSAPLPQTPQALQHLVMQQQHQHFLEKQKHYQLNKILSKGAELPRQPPTHPEETEEELTETAEMQDERGEGLDHVREGLQKESSGETTPPSERLVPLKGESTESDLEEDDDEDEAIELRECDEEGAPYGQYLDQHHVQQLNVFQASLSITGMPHRPLGRAQSSPVTSSLKGALLNEVPIKHLFTTGLVYDTFMLKHQCVCGNTNIHPEHAGRIQSVWSRLQETGLLGRCERIRGRKATLDEIQTVHSEYHTLLYGTSPLNRQKLDSKKLLGPISQKMYAVLPCGGIGVDSDTVWNEMHSSGAVRMAVGCVIELAFKVAAGELKNGFAVVRPPGHHAEESTAMGFCFFNSVAITAKLLQQKLGVGKILIIDWDIHHGNGTQQAFYNDPNVLYISLHRYDDGNFFPGSGAPEEVGVGPGEGFNVNIAWTGGVEPPMGDVEYLTAFRTVVMPIANEFSPDVVLVSAGFDAVEGHQSPLGGYNVTAKCFGHLTKQLMKLAGGRVVLALEGGHDLTAICDASESCVAALLGDELDPLPLTVLQQKPCPKATASLDRVIEIQSKHWTSLQRLAPTVGQSLLDAQRREKDEADTLTAMASLTVDNDQQKTSTETSRSAEEPMEEEPVL, from the exons ATGCAGAGTCCGGTGGGAGGTGGAGGAGATCAGGGCGGTGGCAGCGGAGGGCCGGTGGACCTGCGTACGGACCCACGTCTGAGCGCGCTAAGCACAGTGGACCCGGCGTTGAGGGAAAAGCAGCTACAGCACGAGCTGCTCTTGCTCAAACAACAACAAGAGCTGCAGAAACAGCTGCTGTTCGCCGAGTTCCAGAAGCAGCACGAGGTTTTGACGCGCCAACATGAAGTGCAGCTACAGGAACATCTGAAG CAACAGCAGGAGATCCTTGCTGCAAAGCGTCAGCAGGAGCTGGAGCAGAAGAGGAAGTTGGAACAGCAGCGTCACGAAGAGATGGAGAAGCAGAGACTGGAGCAACAGCTCATCATGCTGCGGAACAAAGAGAAGGGCAAAGAGA GTGCTATCGCTAGTACTGAGGTCAAACTCAAGCTGCAGGAGTTCCTGTTGAGCAAAAAGGAACCCGGCCCCGGTGGACTCAACCATTCCTTCTCCCAGAAGTGCTG GGGGGCTCACCACGCGTCCCTGGAGCAGAGCTCCCCTCCACAGAGCAACACACCGCCCTCCTACAAACTCCCCCCACTGTTAGGGTCCTACGAGGGCAAGGATGACTTCCCTCTCCGTAAGACCG CCTCTGAGCCCAATCTGAAGGTACGTTCACGGTTAAAACAGAAGGTGGCTGAGAGAAGGAGCAGCCCACTTCTTAGACGGAAAGATGGTACTGTGATCAGCACCTTTAAGAAAAGGGCGATTGAGATCTCAG TGTCCTCTATGTGCAGCAGTGCTCCTGGCTCGGGTCCCAGTTCTCCGAACAGCTCTAACTGTGCCATTGCTGAGAATGGCTCCAGCGGATCCGTCCCAAACATCCACGCTGAG CAGTTGCGTTCTCTGCATCAGTCTTTGACTGGAGATGGGACACCGAGTCCCCTTAGCCTCTACACCTCTCCATCTCTTCCCAACATCTCTCTTGGACTGCCTGCCAACGCGCACATCACG GCTCCTCAGAAACTCAGTGCCCAGCAGGAGGCAGAGCGGCAGACAATCCAGAGTTTGCGTCAAGGTGGGGCACTGACAGGGAAGTTCATCAGCACATCATCCCTGCCGACAGGCCTTCCCGCCGGGGCACCCCATGACCCCGAACCCCCTTCTGCCTCTAATAGCCACAGTAGCCATTCCTCGCTGCTCCAGCATGTCCTACTGCTGGAGCAGGCTCGTCAACAGAGCGCACTTCTCGCAG TTCCCATGTACGGGCAATCTCCGCTGGTAACGGGTGAGCGGGTGTCCAACAGCATGCGTACAGTGAATAAGTTGCCTAGGCACCGGCCGCTGAGCCGTACCCAATCAGCACCCCTGCCACAAACACCACAGGCCCTGCAGCACCTCGTAATGCAACAGCAGCACCAGCACTTCCTCGAGAAACAGAAACACTACCAGCTAAATAAG ATCCTCTCCAAAGGGGCGGAGCTTCCAAGGCAGCCTCCCACGCACCCCGAGGAGACGGAGGAGGAGCTTACAGAAACCGCAGAGATGCAGGACGAGCGAGGGGAGGGGCTTGATCATGTGAGGGAGGGGCTACAGAAAGAGAGCTCCGGTGAGACCACACCCCCTTCGGAACGTCTGGTTCCGTTGAAGGGAGAAAGCACAGAAAGTGACTTggaggaagatgatgatgaagatgaagccATTGAACTGAGGGAATGTGATGAAGAGGGCGCCCCCTATGGCCAG TATTTGGACCAGCATCATGTGCAGCAACTGAATGTGTTCCAGGCCTCTCTGTCCATCACGGGAATGCCCCACAGACCCCTGGGAAGGGCACAGTCGTCCCCCGTCACTTCTAGTCTTAAAGGAGCACTCCTGAACGAAGTGCCCATTAAGCATCTCTTCACGACAG GGCTGGTGTACGACACCTTCATGCTAAAGCACCAGTGCGTATGTGGGAACACAAACATCCATCCCGAACACGCCGGTCGCATTCAGAGTGTTTGGTCCAGGCTACAGGAAACAGGGCTGCTTGGTCGCTGTGAG aGGATCAGGGGAAGGAAGGCCACGCTAGATGAAATCCAAACTGTGCATTCTGAGTATCACACGCTGCTCTACGGCACCAGTCCACTGAACCGACAGAAGCTggacagcaagaaacttttag gtCCAATAAGTCAGAAAATGTACGCCGTCCTACCATGTGGAGGCATTGGG GTGGACAGTGACACAGTGTGGAACGAGATGCACTCGTCAGGTGCCGTCCGGATGGCGGTGGGCTGCGTCATTGAGCTGGCATTCAAAGTTGCTGCTGGAGAACTGAAG AACGGGTTTGCAGTGGTCCGTCCTCCTGGTCATCACGCGGAGGAATCAACTGCCAT GGGTTTCTGCTTTTTCAACTCAGTGGCCATCACTGCCAAACTCCTGCAGCAGAAACTCGGGGTGGGCAAGATCCTGATCATAGACTGG GATATTCACCATGGAAACGGGACCCAGCAGGCCTTCTATAATGACCCCAATGTGTTGTATATTTCCCTGCACCGTTATGACGATGGCAACTTTTTCCCAGGCAGCGGAGCTCCTGAAGAG GTGGGTGTAGGTCCAGGAGAGGGCTTTAATGTCAACATTGCCTGGACAGGTGGAGTGGAGCCACCTATGGGTGATGTGGAGTATCTAACTGCCTTCAG AACGGTGGTGATGCCCATAGCCAATGAGTTCTCCCCGGATGTAGTGCTAGTGTCAGCTGGTTTTGACGCTGTGGAGGGCCATCAGTCCCCCCTGGGTGGATATAATGTCACCGCCAAAT GTTTCGGCCATCTCACTAAGCAGTTGATGAAGTTGGCTGGTGGCCGAGTGGTTTTGGCGCTGGAAGGAGGTCACGACCTCACCGCCATCTGTGACGCATCCGAGTCCTGCGTGGCTGCATTGCTTGGAGACGAG TTGGATCCTCTACCACTGACGGTGCTTCAGCAGAAACCATGTCCAAAAGCCACAGCCTCTCTAGACAGGGTCATTGAGATTCAGA GTAAACACTGGACATCTCTGCAGAGGTTGGCTCCTACAGTGGGTCAGTCTCTACTGGACGCTCAGAGACGGGAGAAGGACGAGGCAGACACTTTGACCGCCATGGCCTCTCTCACTGTGGACAACGATCAGCAAAAGACCTCCACAGAAACCAGCAG ATCAGCAGAGGAGCCGATGGAGGAGGAGCCCGTGTTGTAG